Genomic window (Pseudovibrio brasiliensis):
CAAGCGTCCTTTTTCTGAGCTCGCGTTAGCCGCATTACCCACCGTGCCATGTGGATTCAGATCAGAGGCGATCCACCCATAAGACGGCAATCCGGTGGGGCCAAGACGGGCATTCTCATCGAGATCCTGCGCAGAAGATCGGAAATCCTGTGCTCTTTGCATGTCAACGAGATCCGCCCGGAAGTGCAGCATGAGAGAGGTCTCCTCATCTCCACCATGCAAACCAAACTTCAGCTCCTCCTTGCTAAACATGCCATCTGGAGCGCCAAAACTGGACCAATGACACTTCCCAACCAGCATTTTGCTACGAATACGCAGCTCGCGGGCAACAATCCCGATCAGATCCAGATTACCCCCATGGGAGTTGGCAATCACCATCTTCCGAATGCCACAGGCCGCAACAGAAGTACCAATATCAATCCAATGCTTGGCGGCGGTATCTGCCCGCAATGATAATGTACCAGGCGCATGGATGTGCTCGTCAGATTTTCCGATGCATTGCAACGGCAAAATGCGAAAGTCCAGGGCTTCCGGCGCCCGGGCGCAAAGCGTTTCCAGCATGCCCTGGTTGATATAGGTGTCCACCCCAAGGGGCAGGTGAGGGCCATGCTGCTCAACAGAAGCCGTCGGCAAGATCGCTATCGTCCTTTGAGGATCGATATTCTCAAAGTCCGTTGTCTTGAAATCCATCCAATAGCGTCGAGGAAACATGGTAAGCACCTCACTATTCGGTTGCCCTCAAGTATACTTGATGAATGAGCAGAGACGAGGGCTTTTCTCTAGGCTTTGCAAAGGCCTCTGGTCTTCCGTTCAATCACCTTCAAGTGGCGACTTCTCGAGGTATCCGTGGAGCTGTCCATATTATAGTGAGCCGCATATCTGGTTTTCACCCAAGGACTGCAAAGCAAACGTACGCCGCGCAAAATGGTTTTTTTGCCAGGAGTACCCATTAGAAAACTAAGCCATCTTGGAGCCCCGCAGGTGGTAAAAACGGCAAGTTTCTTAATGTTCTGCAAATTTGGCTTGATCGCGCCTTCCTCGGTGAGCCGAAAGGCGACACCTGGCACAAACACGCGGTCCAGCCATCCTTTGATCATTGCAGGCAACCCGTACCACCAGGTTGGATAAATGAAGATGAGTGTGTCACACCGTTTCAAAGCGTCAATATGATGCTCAATGCCCGTCTGGTTTTGCGCAGTGTCCAGATAGTTGTCCAACTCGCTCTTTGTCAAAACAGGCTGAAAATCATCTTCGTAAAGATCAATCACATCAAAGCTGATTTGCTGGTGGTTGAGCGTCGTCACCACCTGTTCAAGAACGGCCTTACTGAAACTCTCAGTGTTGGGGTGGCAATAGACGATCAGAGCATGCATGTTTTTGTCCGGTTCAAATGTAGTGCAGTCCATTCAAGCCATATACCAAGGCAGGAGTGAACCAAATTCTCTGTAGCTTCAATCATCATGATCGCACGAAAACCGTCTAGTTCGTAATCCTCCCTAACTCAGCTGAGATTTTCCATAAGCTAATGACATTAAAGGCCTAACTCCAGTATTCACGAGTATTTGAAAGGCTGACTCTGGGGCCGTTTTATGTAATGCCTCAATATTTACACAATTTTATATATTTTTTAGTGCGTACTTTCTGAAAGATAAATCAGAAACAGGCTGGCAATCACTTGGAGGAGGTGAGCAGCCAAAAGAAAAAAAAAGCGAAGTCGCCACACAAAGATGATCGCGCCAATCCTCCCAAAAGAAAAATCTGCGCCCGATGAATGGTGCACTGTGTAACTCATCAAATAAGAAGCAGAACCAATGACGATTCACAGACCTACTCTCCGATCCGTTCAGGCCCCTTCCGCCGTTGTTATGATCCGTCCTTTGTTTTTCAGTACAAGCAAAGATGCAGGGCAGAGCAGTTCTAGAAGTCTTATTGGTGAGGCGCAGGCAGATATTGATTTTGCCGAACAGGCATATTTAGAGATTTCAACCGCAGCTGATGAACTGACCCGCCACGGTGTAGATGTTCACCTGTTTGAAGATAAGTCCCGTGAAACCCCGCATTCAGTATTTCTGAACAATTGGCTGTCTACGCATGCAGGTGGGTATGTCACCATCTATCCAATGCATGCTGAGAATCGCCGGAAAGAACGCCGCGAAGACGTTATTGATCTGCTGAAAGCAGAATACCGCGTTCAGGATGTCGTTGACTATTCCGAGCTGGAAGAAGAGCAGCAGTTTCTCGAAGGTACCGGCGCAATGGTGTTCGATAATGTCGAGCGCGTTGTTTACGCTGTGCCAAGCAATCACGCGGATCGTCAGGCTCTAGAGCAGTTCTGTAATCACTTCAAATATGAGCCTGTTATCTTTGAGGCTCAGGATGCTGAGGGCAATCCTATTGCCCACACCAACTCTATCCTGTGCATCGGCACCGGTGTGGCGCTGCTCGGCTCAGATATGATTACCGATCCTGCGAAAAAAGAAGAGATCATCACCCGCTTGGAGCAATCCGGCCGTCAGGTTGTTCATTTGACCAATGATCAGATTACAGCATGTGCAGGTCGTGCAATTGAGCTGCACAGCAAAACGGAAGGTTTGCTGCTGGCCATGTCTCAAGGTGCTTATGCTTCATTGAAACAGGAACAGGTCGATCTCATCGAGCAGAGCGCAACGATCGTCCAGTTGAAGCTGGATACCATCGAGCAAGCAGGCGGTTCAGCCCGCTGTGCCATGGCTGGTATTCACCTGAACCAACGCGAAACTGAAACTGAAGCAGAGAAGCTTGTCGAAGCTATTTAAAGTTTCCCTGCTGCGTATCAGTTAAGTCAACAATATCGGTGACCGTCAGAACAGCTGGCGTGTCGCCGTTATTTTTGACCCAGTGCTGAACATTGGAATTTTCATTGATCACTTCGCCAAGCTTATGAATGACCGGCACACCACATTCATTGCTGTACTCCACAAACTCACCTTCTGTGACCAGTGCCAGAGCTGGCCGGTTTTCATGGCCATGAAGCAAAACGTGTCCACCAGGCTGAACTGTTATCGTGCGCATGCGCAAGTTATGGTTTGGAATGTTGACCTTCTCTTTGCCAAGATCAATCGCATCCAACTCCTCGGTCTCAACCAGATAGTTCTCCGTGGGAGCACTGTCATCAATTGCTGAGCCTCCTTGTCCCGGAGGGCATTGGCCTGCATATGCGGAAGAAGTAGCTAAACCGGCAAAAAACAATGTCGCAGTCGCGAGTGCAATGGTCTTCATGGGGCTCTCCAATGTTCCGCGCAGACAATACCCCAACAGAAAACCGTAGATGCCTTCATCTATAGGCATACTAAATCTCTGGTGAAGCGCTCAGTTAAGAAGCAACGCATCTCCTTCCTGTTCTTCTTGCCTCCATCTTCATCCGAGACATTTCTAAATGCAGGGGGATAGATTTAAGAGGCGGGAGGATAAGATTGGATACGGTGATAGCAAGTTGGACGTATTCTCATGCCCCTAATGAGAAATACGAGTGTCTGACTCTTCAATTAAGAGCCCGTAGGCCGCTTCCCCAAAAGACTGATCTAAACATAGCAGCGTCGCCAGATGCGGTATCTTTCAAACGAACGCAATAAATAACGCAAAAGGTGCAGCACACCCGTTTCCATTCCCGAGCTAACAGTTATGAGCTGCCCCATACACTGTCGACCTATTCAATTGTCAAAGAACTCGGATTGCTCCGCTACGCTTGCAAGTGTTGGGAAAGCATGCAGCGTGTTTTGATCGCGGTCTATTCCTGTAATGTTCTCCCCGAGTCGGAGTGGGGCAGGAACAAGAGGTAACGTTTTGTGGGTGAATTAACGGGAATAACAGCTCGCTTTAAAGGGTGGCCAAATCCTCCCGCCGCGTGAGTTTGATGGGACTAAGTTTTCCAGAATGTGACTGTTGAGAACTTAATCGGCAGATTTCTGCGGGTTGGTTATGTTTTGCACATAGGTTGGTGATGTTTTTGCGTTTTTTTGTCGTTTATAGGTTGACGGTTGGAGGGCTCAGGCCTATAACCCAGCTCATCGAGAGCGACGGCGCTGCCGGCGACGGCACGATGCGCTCTTGAGTTCCTCGAAAGGATTGATCGCTCAGCTCAATCAGAGATGATTGAGTTTGTGAGTGATTTACTCTTTTGAGTGCGGGTGAGAGCCCAGTTCTTTGACAATTGAATATGTAGTAAGAAAGAGAAACGTGGACGGCGGTTATTCGCGGGTAACATTTTCGGATGTTACTGTTACGGAATAACTGACTTAAGTTTACGTTTTTCAGAACACCAAGGACATTTTCTTGAAAGTGTCTAGCGTGTTCCTCGTCTATAATTGGTCATTTATGGCCGGTTAGATTTGAGTACAGAAACGTGATTAAGTTGGGATCTATTCTAAGTTAAACCTGAGAGTTTGATCCTGGCTCAGAACGAACGCTGGCGGCAGGCCTAACACATGCAAGTCGAACGGATCCTTCGGGATTAGTGGCAGACGGGTGAGTAACGCGTGGGAAGCTACCTTGTGGTAGGGAACAACAGTTGGAAACGACTGCTAATACCCTATGAGCCCTATGGGGGAAAGATTTATCGCCATGAGATGTGCCCGCGTTAGATTAGCTAGTTGGTAAGGTAATGGCTTACCAAGGCGACGATCTATAGCTGGTCTGAGAGGATGATCAGCCACACTGGGACTGAGACACGGCCCAGACTCCTACGGGAGGCAGCAGTGGGGAATATTGGACAATGGGGGCAACCCTGATCCAGCCATGCCGCGTGTGTGATGACGGCCTTAGGGTTGTAAAGCACTTTCAGCAGTGAAGATAATGACATTAACTGCAGAAGAAGCCCCGGCTAACTTCGTGCCAGCAGCCGCGGTAATACGAAGGGGGCTAGCGTTGTTCGGAATCACTGGGCGTAAAGCGTACGTAGGCGGACTGATCAGTCAGGGGTGAAATCCCGGGGCTCAACCCCGGAACTGCCTTTGATACTGTCAGTCTTGAGATCGAGAGAGGTGAGTGGAACTCCGAGTGTAGAGGTGAAATTCGTAGATATTCGGAAGAACACCAGTGGCGAAGGCGGCTCACTGGCTCGATACTGACGCTGAGGTACGAAAGCGTGGGGAGCAAACAGGATTAGATACCCTGGTAGTCCACGCCGTAAACGATGAATGCTAGTTGTCAGGTAGCTTGCTATTTGGTGACGCAGCTAACGCATTAAGCATTCCGCCTGGGGAGTACGGTCGCAAGATTAAAACTCAAAGGAATTGACGGGGGCCCGCACAAGCGGTGGAGCATGTGGTTTAATTCGAAGCAACGCGCAGAACCTTACCAGCCCTTGACATTTGGCGCTACATCGGGAGACCGATGGTTCCCTTCGGGGACGTCAGGACAGGTGCTGCATGGCTGTCGTCAGCTCGTGTCGTGAGATGTTGGGTTAAGTCCCGCAACGAGCGCAACCCTCGCCCTTAGTTGCCAGCATTTAGTTGGGCACTCTAGGGGGACTGCCGGTGATAAGCCGGAGGAAGGTGGGGATGACGTCAAGTCCTCATGGCCCTTACGGGCTGGGCTACACACGTGCTACAATGGCGGTGACAGTGGGCAGCGACCTCGCGAGAGGAAGCTAATCTCCAAAAGCCGTCTCAGTTCGGATTGTTCTCTGCAACTCGAGAGCATGAAGTTGGAATCGCTAGTAATCGCGTAACAGCATGACGCGGTGAATACGTTCCCGGGCCTTGTACACACCGCCCGTCACACCATGGGAGTTGGTTTTACCCGAAGGCGCTGTGCTAACCGCAAGGAGGCAGGCGACCACGGTAGGGTCAGCGACTGGGGTGAAGTCGTAACAAGGTAGCCCTAGGGGAACCTGGGGCTGGATCACCTCCTTTCTAAGGATCGGTCTTCAGTTCACTTGTGAATTATTGACTGGTTTTTTGAACATAGCAGGCTTGACCTGCAAAGATGGCGAAGCCGCCGTCTTCGTTTCTCTTTCTTAAGTAGATTGCTTAAAGGTTCGGTAGCTCATTTGAGCGCGCCATTGGTAACAATGGGTCGGTAGCTCAGGTGGTTAGAGCGCACGCCTGATAAGCGTGAGGTCGGAGGTTCAAGTCCTCCTCGACCCACCAAACTTTTAAGTTTACGGAATATGATTGGATTGCCGGAGCGCTTAGCGCGACTAGGATCGAACGATCCGCCGAGCAGACACTTCAAGGAAGGTGTCATGTGCTAGGTTTTCCCATCAAGAATGGGGCCTTAGCTCAGCTGGGAGAGCGCCTGATTTGCATTCAGGAGGTCAGGAGTTCGATCCTCCTAGGCTCCACCAACGCCTTTTTGAAAGAAAAGTCGGTTCCTAATCTACTGAGAGAGTATTCGTTTTGCGAGCTTGGTTCTCAAGCTTGCTTGTTCTGTGACATTTTGAAGAGAAGACATGATTGGCCGCTTGCCGCGCCAGACCTTTTAAAGGTTTGCGGTGAGTGACAGCTAGCCAGTTAACATGATCCGCAAGGATTGTGTCCATGGGGGCGCTTGACCGCTGCCCCGCCAGTTGTGTCTCATGAACTGGTCTAGACATACATTTATGTATGTCTTTGATACATATTGATCTATTCAATGTGTGCCAAGTTGAAATCAAGCTTTGCTTTTGTTGGTTTTAGTCTGCAGTCTTCGGATTGTTTATGATTATTGCTAATGAGAGTGATCAAGTGTCTTAAGGGCATTTGGTGGATGCCTTGGCGACTAGAGGCGATGAAAGACGTGATACGCTGCGATAAGCGTCGGGGAGCTGCGAATAAGCTTTGATCCGGCGATTTCTGAATGGGGCAACCCACACCTTTATGGTGTACCCGCAAGGGGGCAAACCCGGGGAACTGAAACATCTAAGTACCCGGAGGAAAGGACATCAACCGAGACTCCGCTAGTAGTGGCGAGCGAACGCGGACCAGGCCAGTGGTCATATTTTAAGAACCGGAACAAGTTGGGAAACTTGGCCTTAGTGGGTGATAGCCCCGTACGGGTAGAAAGATTTATGATCCTTGAGTAGGGCGGAACACGTGAAATTCTGTCTGAACATGGGGGGACCACCCTCCAAGCCTAAGTACTCCTAGTCGACCGATAGCGCACCAGTACCGTGAGGGAAAGGTGAAAAGTACCCCGACGAGGGGAGTGAAATAGTACCTGAAACCGAATGCCTACAAACAGTTGGAGCCCGTAAGGGTGACAGCGTACCTTTTGTATAATGGGTCAGCGACTTAATTTAACGAGCAAGCTTAAGCCGATAGGTGTAGGCGTAGCGAAAGCGAGTCTTAATAGGGCGTTTTAGTTCGTTGGATTAGACCCGAAACCGAGTGATCTAGCCATGAGCAGGTTGAAGGTGCGGTAACACGCACTGGAGGACCGAACCCACGAATGTTGAAAAATTCGGGGATGACTTGTGGCTAGGGGTGAAAGGCCAATCAAACTCGGAAATAGCTGGTTCTCCGCGAAATCTATTTAGGTAGAGCGTCCTGTGAATACTCCTGGGGGTAGAGCACTGGATGGGCTATGGGGGCTCACCGCCTTAC
Coding sequences:
- a CDS encoding cupin domain-containing protein, producing MPIDEGIYGFLLGYCLRGTLESPMKTIALATATLFFAGLATSSAYAGQCPPGQGGSAIDDSAPTENYLVETEELDAIDLGKEKVNIPNHNLRMRTITVQPGGHVLLHGHENRPALALVTEGEFVEYSNECGVPVIHKLGEVINENSNVQHWVKNNGDTPAVLTVTDIVDLTDTQQGNFK
- a CDS encoding NAD(P)H-dependent oxidoreductase, with translation MHALIVYCHPNTESFSKAVLEQVVTTLNHQQISFDVIDLYEDDFQPVLTKSELDNYLDTAQNQTGIEHHIDALKRCDTLIFIYPTWWYGLPAMIKGWLDRVFVPGVAFRLTEEGAIKPNLQNIKKLAVFTTCGAPRWLSFLMGTPGKKTILRGVRLLCSPWVKTRYAAHYNMDSSTDTSRSRHLKVIERKTRGLCKA
- a CDS encoding creatininase family protein; translated protein: MFPRRYWMDFKTTDFENIDPQRTIAILPTASVEQHGPHLPLGVDTYINQGMLETLCARAPEALDFRILPLQCIGKSDEHIHAPGTLSLRADTAAKHWIDIGTSVAACGIRKMVIANSHGGNLDLIGIVARELRIRSKMLVGKCHWSSFGAPDGMFSKEELKFGLHGGDEETSLMLHFRADLVDMQRAQDFRSSAQDLDENARLGPTGLPSYGWIASDLNPHGTVGNAANASSEKGRLTAEHQVDGFIGFLQETADFDISRFD
- the ctlX gene encoding citrulline utilization hydrolase CtlX: MTIHRPTLRSVQAPSAVVMIRPLFFSTSKDAGQSSSRSLIGEAQADIDFAEQAYLEISTAADELTRHGVDVHLFEDKSRETPHSVFLNNWLSTHAGGYVTIYPMHAENRRKERREDVIDLLKAEYRVQDVVDYSELEEEQQFLEGTGAMVFDNVERVVYAVPSNHADRQALEQFCNHFKYEPVIFEAQDAEGNPIAHTNSILCIGTGVALLGSDMITDPAKKEEIITRLEQSGRQVVHLTNDQITACAGRAIELHSKTEGLLLAMSQGAYASLKQEQVDLIEQSATIVQLKLDTIEQAGGSARCAMAGIHLNQRETETEAEKLVEAI